In Quercus robur chromosome 10, dhQueRobu3.1, whole genome shotgun sequence, a genomic segment contains:
- the LOC126704239 gene encoding G-type lectin S-receptor-like serine/threonine-protein kinase RKS1, protein MYFTKGFLLLHTLLVFLIPQFDTLQDILTISNPIRDGGDPLVSNGETFALGFFSPGESTNRYVGIWFYKAPEKPVVWVANRDSPINDNSGVFSINLHGNLVLYGEDQKQPIWSTNIVTKSNYNTTHARLIHSGNLMLLINETNEVLWESFDNLTDTFLPGMKLGLDRMNGLNRILTSWKSKDDPGIGNCSLILNTNSSSPELFLYKGNILWWRSGHWNGIGWSGIPTSSSNDSVMNFKLFNNQYDTSTIWGLRYPDVSLLSRLVVNGSGSIQRFVSEISDQEWDILGTVPLDRCDNYGRCGAFGKCQVQNGTEFECTCLPGFEPRSPSEWSARNATSGCVKKHGRASICMSGEEFVKVENVKLPDSSFARVDEKLSLKECEQKCLENCSCTAYGGVDVKEEVGCIRWYGELMDTRVLDGGQNLYVRVDAIELDHFKGFFANKRRQAIMILALVVTSLLIFLCVHCLIKRKRKGMCNWLINQHVHVNYKSDTTLIID, encoded by the exons ATGTACTTTACGAAGGGGTTTCTCCTTCTACACACATTGCTTGTATTCCTTATTCCCCAGTTTGACACTTTACAAGACATCTTAACCATCAGCAATCCCATCAGAGATGGTGGTGACCCTTTAGTCTCTAACGGAGAAACCTTTGCACTTGGTTTCTTTAGTCCCGGAGAGTCCACCAACCGCTATGTTGGCATTTGGTTTTATAAAGCTCCTGAAAAACCCGTGGTCTGGGTTGCAAACAGAGACAGTCCTATCAATGATAATTCCGGGGTTTTCTCAATTAATCTTCATGGAAACCTAGTGCTCTATGGCGAGGACCAAAAACAACCCATTTGGTCCACAAATATTGTCACAAAATCAAACTACAATACTACTCATGCTCGGCTCATTCATTCAGGAAATCTAATGTTGTTGATTAATGAAACAAATGAGGTGCTATGGGAAAGCTTTGACAATCTAACTGATACATTTCTTCCAGGCATGAAACTTGGGTTAGATCGAATGAACGGTCTAAATCGAATTCTAACATCTTGGAAGTCCAAAGATGATCCAGGAATTGGCAATTGCTCCCTCATTCTCAATACCAATAGCTCCTCCCCAGAGTTGTTTTTGTATAAAGGTAATATTTTGTGGTGGCGTTCTGGTCATTGGAATGGTATTGGATGGAGTGGAATACCAACATCGTCAAGTAATGATTCGGTCATGAATTTCAAGTTATTTAACAACCAGTATGATACTTCTACAATTTGGGGTTTACGTTACCCAGACGTGTCATTATTGTCAAGATTAGTGGTGAATGGATCTGGATCAATTCAACGCTTTGTGAGTGAAATTTCAGATCAAGAATGGGACATTCTTGGGACAGTTCCATTGGACCGGTGTGACAATTATGGGAGGTGTGGTGCATTTGGTAAGTGTCAAGTTCAAAATGGTACTGAATTTGAATGCACTTGTCTACCTGGGTTTGAACCAAGATCACCAAGTGAATGGTCTGCGAGAAATGCGACGAGTGGGTGTGTGAAGAAGCATGGGAGGGCATCCATCTGCATGAGTGGTGAAGAGTTTGTGAAGGTGGAAAATGTGAAGCTTCCGGATAGTTCATTTGCACGAGTCGATGAGAAGCTGAGTTTGAAGGAGTGTGAGCAAAAATGCTTGGAGAATTGTTCTTGCACGGCGTATGGAGGAGTAGATGTGAAAGAGGAAGTTGGTTGCATAAGATGGTATGGTGAATTGATGGATACAAGAGTGTTGGATGGGGGCCAAAATTTGTATGTACGTGTTGATGCAATTGAGTTAG ATCATTTCAAGGGATTCTTTGCCAACAAGAGGAGGCAGGCAATTATGATACTGGCTCTGGTTGTTACTTCATTACTAATTTTCCTCTGTGTGCATTGTTtaataaagaggaaaagaaaaggtatgTGCAATTGGTTAATAAATCAACATGTGCATGTGAATTATAAGAGTGATACTACACTTATTATAGACTAG